In one window of Tachypleus tridentatus isolate NWPU-2018 chromosome 2, ASM421037v1, whole genome shotgun sequence DNA:
- the LOC143243966 gene encoding uncharacterized protein LOC143243966 — protein sequence MVYFRKSILLAVFCCLVNCFAVSQQPGAAYYQYVPADIKRQEASVGGLSGLNTVLNSGSGSGFLPILISGLLPLLLLGGLLSVPFLGLSLFRGNVVRAFTEANPTFLEGLNDIFDRVTKALDNVSKKYIQRA from the coding sequence ATGGTATACTTCCGGAAATCTATACTCCTGGCAGTTTTCTGTTGCCTCGTAAATTGTTTCGCCGTTAGCCAACAACCAGGCGCTGCCTACTACCAGTACGTTCCAGCCGATATCAAAAGACAAGAGGCTTCTGTAGGCGGTCTTAGTGGTCTCAACACAGTGTTAAATTCAGGAAGTGGGTCAGGATTTCTgcctattttaatttcaggacTTCTTCCTTTGCTTCTCTTGGGTGGTCTTCTGTCAGTTCCATTCCTTGGTCTCAGCCTGTTTCGTGGGAACGTTGTCCGGGCTTTCACTGAAGCGAATCCTACATTTTTGGAAGGCTTAAACGATATCTTCGATAGGGTAACCAAAGCTCTAGATAACGTGAGCAAAAAGTACATTCAAAGAgcttaa
- the LOC143235765 gene encoding uncharacterized protein LOC143235765, with translation MMEKLYRTLYLLSLLVILLFPNICNQRFLTTVSANSHTVNANTSSEVPDSRNAIHETSLHRQIVALDTATNWILLGSRILVPPLALLSAAKILRPLLSYDDFRYKYAYYLPLPPHKAKVRPHKPHQTGGAHDNVNWHSLNVSPIQPPNVKMPLLIHTGNYAKQGYGQRTYHYSASPGNIGIIPQQESTQISNVNLFPSSNSINLKSGYGQQNLQFYHNRRKKRHAVRRRHHRSRMALLQRNLGKTLPMGHFIDLLGFPF, from the coding sequence ATGATGGAGAAACTGTATCGTACATTGTATTTACTTTCTCTTCTGGTGATTCTTCTTTTCCCAAACATCTGTAATCAGAGATTTCTGACAACCGTTTCTGCCAATAGTCACACAGTGAATGCTAATACTAGTAGTGAAGTTCCAGACTCCAGAAATGCAATACACGAAACGTCTCTTCATAGACAAATCGTCGCTCTTGATACAGCCACAAACTGGATTTTACTCGGATCACGAATTCTTGTTCCTCCACTAGCTTTGCTTTCTGCAGCCAAGATACTTCGTCCTTTGCTCTCTTACGATGACTTTCGTTATAAATATGCATATTACCTTCCACTGCCTCCCCATAAAGCAAAGGTTCGTCCACACAAACCACATCAAACAGGAGGTGCACATGACAATGTAAACTGGCATTCTCTTAACGTCTCGCCTATCCAACCTCCCAATGTAAAGATGCCTTTATTAATTCATACTGGAAATTATGCAAAACAAGGCTACGGACAGAGAACTTATCATTATTCAGCCTCTCCTGGGAATATTGGTATTATTCCACAACAAGAATCCACCCAAATATCGAATGTAAACTTATTTCCTAGTAGCAATTCCATCAATTTGAAATCGGGATATGGACAACAAAATTTACAATTCTACCACAATCGCAGGAAAAAACGTCACGCAGTGCGAAGGAGACATCATAGAAGTAGAATGGCTTTACTACAGAGAAACTTAGGCAAAACATTACCCATGGGTCATTTCATCGATCTTTTGGGATTTCCATTTTGa